A single genomic interval of Hemibagrus wyckioides isolate EC202008001 linkage group LG13, SWU_Hwy_1.0, whole genome shotgun sequence harbors:
- the abcc3 gene encoding ATP-binding cassette sub-family C member 3 isoform X3, producing the protein MELLCGSKLPFWDLNLTLYHKNPDLTECFQLSVLPWIPCIYLWVVFPFYFIYLKLNNRGYIMMSILNRIKTICGIILWIVCWTDLFGSFSEMEQQIFRPPIYFVTPLILGMTMLLATFLIQYERLKGVQSSGVLFIFWMISVLCAIVPFRSKILQARHEDEVGDKLRFTTFYMYFAFVVAELILSCFNEKPPLFSNVVTDPNPCPESSAGFLSRMTFWWFTRMAIKGYKSPLENKDLWSLNKEDSSEVVVPKLLREWEVEKSKLQRSAQEVNGQAVFSKAEAETNHVGVNPEEVEVLLSKKKKESQQPSFLKALVRAFGPYFLIGSAFKLLQDVIVFINPQLLRMLIEFTKNKNVPSWWGFALAFLMFGCALLQTLILHQHFQYCFVTGMRLRTAIIGAIYRKSLVITNEAKRSSTVGEIVNLMSVDAQRFMDLTTFLNMLWSAPLQIILALFFLWQTLGASVLAGVAVMVLLIPFNAVIAMKTRAYQVEQMQYKDARIKLMNEILNGMKVLKLYAWELSFKEKILQIRQKELSVLRKSGYLSALSVMAWTSAPFLVALTTFAVYVNVDKNHVLDAEKAFVSLSLFNILRFPLNMLPQVISSIMQASVSLKRIQHFLSHDELDPESVDRKPAASEYAVTVVNGKFTWAKKDPPALQNINVMVPQGSLLAVVGHVGCGKTSLVSALLGEMEKLEGHVSIKGSVAYVPQQAWIQNATLRDNILFGRPYVEDKYRRVLDACALTPDLDVLPGGDQTEIGEKGINLSGGQRQRVSLARSLYSEADVYLLDDPLSAVDAHVAKHIFDNVIGPEGALRQKTRLLVTHSISFLPQVDNIMVLVEGRVSEMGSYQVLLNENGAFAEFLRNYSLEEIMEDDEVTEVLIDEEELFPDDALSIHTDMVDQEPAVNEARRQFMRQISIMSNDMENTRTKSVRKRRFSEKRHGEPPQEKKESKVEKLIQAETAETGRVKLKVYWEYVKAVGPLMSLLICFLYAAQSAAAIGANIWLTVWTNDTQESTREDNVPMRVGVYAALGITQEILCSHLAAAKETGVGQ; encoded by the exons gaCCTGAATCTgactctataccataaaaacCCCGACCTCACAGAGTGCTTTCAGCTTTCTGTGCTTCCATGGATCCCCTGCATCTACCTGTGGGTGGTCTTCCCTTTTTACTTCATTTACCTCAAGCTGAACAACAGAGGCTACATTATGATGTCTAtattaaacagaataaaaacg ATTTGTGGCATTATTTTATGGATTGTGTGTTGGACAGACCTCTTTGGGTCCTTCAGCGAAATGGAGCAGCAGATATTCAGACCTCCAATATACTTTGTCACCCCATTAATACTTGGCATGACTATG cTATTAGCCACTTTTCTTATCCAGTATGAGCGTCTGAAAGGGGTGCAGTCGTCTGGAGTGCTTTTTATATTTTGGATGATCTCGGTACTGTGTGCCATCGTGCCTTTCCGCTCAAAGATCCTACAGGCCCGACATGAG GATGAGGTTGGAGACAAGCTGCGTTTCACAACGTTCTACATGTATTTTGCCTTCGTGGTGGCGGAGCTCATATTGTCTTGCTTCAATGAGAAGCCTCCACTCTTCTCCAACGTGGTCACTGATCCT aATCCATGTCCTGAATCATCTGCTGGCTTCCTCTCAAGAATGACCTTCTGGTGGTTTACAAG AATGGCAATAAAAGGCTACAAATCTCCATTGGAAAACAAAGACCTGTGGTCCCTGAACAAGGAGGACAGCTCGGAGGTGGTCGTACCCAAACTCCTCAGGGAATGGGAAGTGGAGAAATCTAAATTACAGAG GTCTGCGCAGGAAGTGAACGGTCAGGCCGTGTTCTCTAAAGCCGAAGCAGAGACAAATCACGTGGGTGTAAATCCTGAGGAGGTGGAAGTGCTGCTttccaagaagaagaaagagtcACAGCAACCTTCCTTCCTGAAAGCGCTAGTCAGAGCCTTCGGCCCGTACTTCCTTATCGGCTCGGCCTTCAAGCTGCTGCAGGACGTCATCGTGTTCATCAACCCTCAGCTGCTCAG GATGCTGATTGAGttcaccaaaaataaaaatgtgccgTCATGGTGGGGCTTCGCGCTGGCCTTCCTCATGTTTGGCTGTGCTCTACTCCAGACACTTATCCTGCATCAGCACTTTCAGTACTGCTTTGTAACAGGCATGAGGCTGCGCACAGCTATCATCGGTGCCATCTACAGAAAG TCGCTGGTTATTACCAATGAAGCGAAGCGCTCCTCCACCGTCGGAGAGATCGTTAACTTGATGTCTGTGGACGCTCAGCGCTTTATGGACCTCACCACGTTCCTGAACATGCTGTGGTCTGCACCGCTGCAGATCATACTGGCTCTCTTCTTCCTCTGGCAG ACTCTAGGCGCTTCTGTCCTGGCAGGTGTTGCTGTTATGGTTCTCCTGATTCCTTTTAACGCAGTGATCGCCATGAAAACCAGAGCGTACCAG GTGGAGCAGATGCAGTACAAAGACGCCCGCATCAAGCTGATGAACGAAATCCTGAACGGGATGAAGGTGCTGAAGCTCTACGCCTGGGAACTGTCCTTCAAGGAGAAGATCTTACAAATACGACAAAAGGAACTCAGCGTGCTGCGCAAGTCGGGGTACCTCAGCGCCCTGTCCGTCATGGCCTGGACGAGCGCCCCCTTTCTG GTCGCGCTGACAACGTTTGCTGTGTACGTGAACGTGGACAAAAACCACGTCTTGGACGCAGAGAAGGCTTTTGTCTCGCTTTCCCTGTTCAATATCTTAAGATTTCCCCTGAACATGCTCCCACAGGTCATAAGCAGCATCATGCAA GCTAGCGTGTCTCTCAAACGCATTCAGCATTTCCTGAGTCATGATGAGCTGGACCCAGAAAGCGTGGATAGAAAGCCTGCAGCTTCAG AATACGCTGTAACTGTGGTGAACGGGAAATTCACATGGGCCAAGAAAGATCCGCCTGCTCTTCAGAA CATTAATGTGATGGTACCCCAGGGCTCACTCTTAGCAGTGGTGGGTCATGTGGGATGCGGGAAGACGTCTCTTGTGTCAGCTCTGCTCGGAGAAATGGAGAAGCTCGAAGGACACGTCTCCATAAAA GGTTCGGTGGCTTATGTGCCACAGCAGGCGTGGATCCAGAACGCCACACTGAGGGACAACATCCTGTTCGGCAGACCCTACGTAGAGGACAAGTACCGCCGCGTGCTGGATGCCTGCGCCCTCACCCCTGACCTCGACGTACTTCCTGGGGGTGACCAAACAGAGATAGGAGAGAAG gGAATTAATCTTTCTGGAGGTCAGAGGCAGAGGGTGAGTCTGGCCAGATCTCTGTACAGCGAGGCAGACGTTTACCTCCTGGATGACCCGCTGTCTGCCGTAGATGCCCATGTCGCCAAGCACATCTTTGACAATGTCATCGGGCCAGAGGGGGCGCTCCGTCAAAAG ACACGACTCCTGGTGACCCACAGTATCAGCTTCCTGCCCCAGGTGGATAACATCATGGTGCTAGTGGAGGGCAGGGTATCAGAGATGGGCTCGTACCAGGTCTTGCTCAATGAGAATGGGGCATTCGCTGAGTTCCTGAGGAACTACTCTTTAGAGGAGATAATGGAGGATGACGAAGTGACAG AAGTGTTAATTGACGAGGAAGAGTTATTCCCTGACGATGCTCTCAGTATCCACACCGATATGGTGGACCAAGAACCTGCAGTCAACGAGGCTCGAAGACAGTTTATGAG GCAAATCAGCATCATGTCTAATGATATGGAGAACACAAGGACGAAATCAGTCCGTAAGCGTCGCTTCAGCGAGAAGAGGCATGGAGAACCACCGCAGGAGAAGAAGGAGTCCAAAGTGGAGAAGCTTATCCAGGCTGAGACTGCGGAGACTGGCCGG GTGAAACTCAAGGTTTACTGGGAGTATGTGAAAGCTGTGGGGCCGTTGATGTCCCTCCTCATCTGCTTCCTGTACGCCGCTCAGAGCGCAGCAGCTATTGGCGCCAACATTTGGCTCACCGTGTGGACAAATGACACCCAGGAGAGCACCAGAGAAGACAATGTACCGATGAGAGTGGGGGTGTATGCAGCACTGGGCATTACACAAG AGATTTTATGTAGCCACCTCGCGGCAGCTAAAGAGACTGGAGTCGGTCAGTAG
- the abcc3 gene encoding ATP-binding cassette sub-family C member 3 isoform X4, which translates to MQHWALHKRFYVATSRQLKRLESVSRSPIYSHFSETITGTSVIRAFGLNTPFVLMSDMKVDENQKSYYPGIVSNRWLGVRIEFIGNCIVLFAALFAVIGKGDLSEGLVGLSVTYALQVTMSLNWMVRMTSDLESNIVAVERVKEYSETPPEAPWEVEDKKPSPDWPAEGNVEFSDYSVRYREGLDLVLKNISLQVKGGEKIGIVGRTGAGKSSMTLCLFRLLEAAEGEISIDGVKIAEIGLHDLRSKLTIIPQEPVLFSGTLRMNLDPFEKYSDDDIWNALKLSHLHKFVSNQTAKLELECSEGGENLSVGQRQLVCLARALLRKTRILILDEATAAIDLETDDLIQSTIRTQFEDCTVFTIAHRLNTIMDYTRVLVLDKGQIAEFDTPANLIAQKGIFYGMAKDAGLA; encoded by the exons ATGCAGCACTGGGCATTACACAAG AGATTTTATGTAGCCACCTCGCGGCAGCTAAAGAGACTGGAGTCGGTCAGTAGATCTCCTATATACTCTCATTTTTCGGAGACCATCACCGGCACTAGCGTGATCCGTGCGTTCGGGCTCAACACGCCTTTTGTGCTCATGAGTGATATGAAAGTGGATGAGAACCAAAAGAGTTACTACCCTGGTATTGTTTCCAACAG GTGGCTGGGAGTACGGATCGAGTTTATTGGGAATTGCATCGTGCTGTTTGCTGCTCTGTTCGCCGTCATCGGGAAGGGAGACCTCAGCGAAGGACTGGTGGGGCTATCGGTCACTTACGCCCTGCAG GTCACCATGTCCCTGAACTGGATGGTGAGAATGACCTCTGACCTTGAGAGCAACATTGTTGCagtagagagagtgaaggagtacTCCGAGACGCCACCGGAG GCACCGTGGGAGGTGGAGGACAAAAAGCCTTCACCTGACTGGCCTGCTGAGGGCAACGTGGAGTTTTCTGACTACAGCGTGAGGTATCGCGAGGGACTCGACTTGGTGCTGAAGAACATTTCCCTCCAGGTGAAAGGAGGAGAAAAG attGGCATTGTGGGTAGGACCGGAGCTGGCAAGTCCTCCATGACACTGTGTCTGTTTCGTCTGCTGGAGGCAGCAGAAGGGGAAATCAGCATCGACGGAGTAAAGATCGCTGAGATCGGCCTGCACGACCTCAGATCCAAGCTCACCATCATCCCCCAG GAACCGGTTCTCTTCTCAGGGACGTTGAGGATGAACCTCGACCCTTTTGAAAAATACAGTGATGACGATATTTGGAACGCTCTGAAACTTTCTCACTTACACAAGTTTGTCAGCAACCAGACAGCTAAGCTGGAGTTGGAGTGTTCGGAAGGAGGAGAGAATTTAAG TGTGGGACAGAGGCAGCTCGTGTGTTTGGCTCGAGCCTTGCTAAGGAAGACCAGAATCCTCATCCTGGATGAAGCCACAGCTGCTATTGACTTGGAGACAGATGATCTTATCCAGTCCACCATCCGCACACAGTTCGAGGACTGCACAGTCTTCACCATCGCTCACAGACTCAACACCATCATGGACTACACAAG AGTTCTGGTGTTGGACAAGGGACAGATAGCAGAGTTTGACACGCCAGCGAACCTTATTGCACAGAAAGGAATATTCTATGGCATGGCAAAAGACGCAGGGTTGGCGTGA